ccgtccatggactcactttacaccgcacgctgtcggagcagtgctgccaggataatcaaggacacaacccacccaaccaacacacttttcgtccctcttccctccgggagaaggctcaggagcttgaagacttgtacggccagacttgggaacagcttctttccaactgtgataagactgctgaacggatcctgacccggatctgggccgtaccctccaaatatccgacctgcctctcggtttttttgcactaccttactttccatttttctattttctatttataatttataaattaaattttaataattactattgatttgtaatccagggagcaggaagcgcagaatcaaatattgctgtgatgattgtacattctagtagcAATTGTTTAGCGAGCAtagagtataaagtataaagtataagcaaTTCAATCTCAATTCCCACTGGTAGACAGAGAGACCATGGAACCACCACACCAGACACACTCACAGCCTGTGACTGTAACTGGATGTTACTCTGATCTCAAGGAATATTATGTGGAAATCACAGAAACGATCAGCAGCTCAGTGCTCTGATCAGAGTAACTCATTCCCGAGAAggttgcagactgtcctgtgaCGTACAGATGTTGTGGGAGGCCGGTTTGGGGAACACAACAGTCCTGAACAGTCAAAACACCTGTCCGGTTTAAATCTGTTTACAATGATAGTTTCTGTAAATACCACATTGAGTTAAAATACATCATTTTGAGACTCTGCACTTTTACAGAACCAAACTGAAATCTCTCACCATGAGGAATGTGATACTTTCTTGTTGGTCCATCTGTTCCTGTAACTTTGAGATTTCCTCTTGGATGCTATTTAAATTCTCTTGGACCTCTCGAAGATTTTTCTCCATTGGATTTAGAATCCTCGCCTCTTCTGCCCTGAGATCTCTGAGTAAGCGCTGCTCTTTCTCAGTGATAATCCGGCGCAGTTCAGCAAACTGGGAAGTGATGTGGGACTGAACGCTGTGTGACTGTTCCTGTCAAATGAAAGGAGAGGCTACCTTATTATTTGGCTGTAAAGTATTTCCCTATCACCTGGAAGGAGGCCATTCAACCTGTTGACACTATGCTGATTCTCAGATATTCAATCCCATTCATTCAATCCCTGAAACCGATTCTTCCTCACTGACCCATTACCTCTCACCTGATTCACAGTCCACCCGCCTTCACAGGGTTAATTACAGAAGCGAATGATACATTCAACCTGGATTTCTTGGCAATGCCGGCCCACTGTGATctcaaggagaacatgcaaactccacgcgaacagcaccagaggtcagaatcGAACCCGCGTCACTGGAGCTGAGATACTCTATTCGGCATTAAAAAGATCAAAACCACTCAACAATATTGGAAATTCTGCTCAGGAAATCCTCACCCGAACTCCGgaaatcttctctttctgttGCCGCTCCATTTCCTTGAGCTCGGATTTCTTTTCTGTGAGAGAGTCTAAGGCAGATTTCACCCGGAcctgggaagcagagagtgaaggAATTAGACAATGAAGGTGCATTGCCGATTCGGGTCAGTTTATTGACATAAACACCAGGGATTAGAAAATTAATAtgtcatgaaaaaaaaatcaggtgaTCAAAATCGATTTGTTTTTACCTTATAGATTTCAACAGCTTCTTCAATCGGCAGGAAGCGGTGCTCTCTGTGTTCCCGCGCGTCTCTACAGACCAGACAGAGCAGTTTCTTGTCCGTCTCACAAAACAGCTTCAATTCTTCATCATGTTTCTCGCAGTGAAGTTTACTTTCCTTCCCTTTGGGATTCAGGTTTAGTTTTCGAGCTTTCTCAGACAGATTTGCTAAGgcccgattgaccctgagggtgcggtctgcaaactcctctctacattctgggcaggagtttctctcCGCCTTTTCCCAACATTGTGTGACACAGGAGCGACAGAAGTTGTGCCCACATTCCAGTGTAACCGGATCGGTGAAGAAATCCAGGCAGATGGGACAAATTGCCTCCTCGGTTAAATTCTCGAACTGTCTTTTCGAAGCCATGTTAACTCCGGCACTTCCTGGTTCAGGATCCTTTCACTTTCGGGGTTCTGCTGAACGGCTGCAGTACTGCGATTGTCCACTAGGCGCGCTGCAGTCTCACGGAATGAACATTATGTTGTTGCGTGTGAAACCCCTTTTACTGGTTGTGTCTGGagcccctcgctaacagccaccGGAATCAGCGGTAAGAAAATCACCTTTCCCACACTCTGTATGTCTAGAGTAGATATGACTTAGTCCCGCTAAATCCATGCGGTTGGGATGTCTCGTCCACCCGAACCCCGATGTGTTTGAATGCTGTGTAACTTACTTTTTTCCCATGCAATCGCCCGGCTGCAAAAAATAACAGACCATATacagcatacaattataaagaaagtatatttatgaatgttaacttaactgaacagaagaaaagaaaagaaagaaggaaacatAAGGGCCCACCATAAGGTGCACATTAGTCGGAGCTCATCCTGAGTTTGTCTTTAACTCACACATTGGACCCTCGGTCTGTGTGAAAGCGCACACCGCATTCCGAATGTCGTtcgaaatccatcttgaacaaacggaCTCCCCTGGGAGTATAGGTCCTTTCTTCTTGAAGTCATTCAACTGCATAAACAACATTGTGCAACGGGACGGCATCCTCAGCCAGtttctctcctgtcttctcccagcccccaccaaaaagacctcgacccacaccagtgtccacACATTAACCTCTCCGTCCGGCCTTCTCTAGAACCTCCTcgcaattccaccatcctgattggccgacacaacattcctaagtcgAATGCCCAAGCCCGTTAtcttagctcaaacccaaacaggccagaaagcagaacagactgctctaaTAGAAcggctaaaatgaaatacctacagacAGCAGTAAAAATTGGAACCAGGGCGTTATACTTGTGCTCAGTGGGAAGGAAACACTGCCGTTTCCGCCTCGGGGTGGGATCAAAATCACATTAAATAGGTCACGAACTTGGCCATGGACTGCCCAAGCCTGGCTGCAGGACGAGGTCATGGGGCTAACCAGcccatcctgtaaaaacacaATGTGACAGGAACGCCAACTGAATCTCCAAAGGCCTCATCCCTGGGATAGGAAGGACCTTCCCTTGGAAGACGATTGAAGTTGTGTGGTGAAGGGAAAAGCCACAGGGCTGATCAACCTGAGGCCCAGGACTGAGGCCTCTGGGAAGCTGCTGTTGGCAGCTGGTGCCCCAGTAGGTGTGATGGGATTAAGAAGAACATGAAGGGGCCGTTCTACGGCAGGACCAAAATAGGTAAGCTCTGAGAAGAGAGGCACAAGAAATGGAGATCTTTCATCTGGACTGTCTCAACTCAAAATGTCGATTGTCCATTCcccctacagatgctgtctgacccgttcagttcctccagcagctcattttttaaaaaaaaatttctcgAGGTCTAAAGAGAGTCAGACTGGGGTGTAAAACGGTGGTTAAGTACACATTTAAAGCAAATGTTAAATTAGTTCATGCTACGAAACTGGGATAAGAGGAGAATATTGTGCTGTGGGGAGACAGCTGGTGACCTGTGGCTGCAGGAAAAAGTGCTGGACTGGATATTATATGTCACAGGATGGAAAACATTCAGTGTTTCAGAGAAGTTCTGCTTTCCTCTGCCCTTCAAGTGAAGAATCTTCCTGACTTCAGCCATGTCTGTCCTGGTTCCAATGGGAGGCCTGATCTCCCTCATTCTGGACACAGACCACAAGTTGCATTCTTTTTATCAAAATAAACTCATTCACAATTAAAAATATTCTCAAGAATAATCCGTGCAATGCCTTTACCCAATGAATttacattcacagtaaatccaataCTTAGTGTTGTTTTACATTCATTAAAACTGATCAGACTGTTGTCGCTCATGTGGCCCCTGTGATAGTTCAGTACTACAATAATAGAGAGACTTCCTCACCCAACCCGGCCTCTCCCTGTCGAGTAgcagaggaaccctatcccttcaATGTGTCCCTCAGCACATAGGCCTGCAGCCTGGAACGTGTCAGTCGGCTACACTCCTCCACAGCAGGGGTTCACATccctttttataccatggaccattACCATTAACGAGGGGTCAGtgaaccccaggttaggaacccctgtctGTGGACACTCCGTTTTCCTGTGTGTCCTGGGAACAACCTGAAGATCAGTGTCACTCAGCTGCCGTGACACAGCCTcttgcatctttctccacatCTTCTTCACAGACCCACAGTCCGTAGAGAGCTGAGCGACCGTCTCATCTCCGCTGCATCAACCCCGGGGCAGCGCGCTGAGGGAGTGATGCTCCGGGTGTGCAGCAAGGATCAGACTGGGAGGGCTCCTCTCCCTGCCAGCCGGGCGAGGTCTTGGTGACTGATGGTGAGATCTGCTGATGGTCTGGactgtctgctcagggaaccaccacACTAGGTACATCCAATCGTTGTCCTGCAGTAACTGCAGGACATTCCACGCTGACCACTGCCTGACAGACCCGTGGTCAAAGATGCTAGTCTGAATGAATGTGACCCATTTCATTAACACAAGGTTCACGTCGAGAGTGTGATGAACCTACAAAAGGAAGTGgacaacacgcatcaaagttgctggtgaacgcagcaggccaggcagcatctctaggaagaggtacagtcgacgtttccggccgagacccttcgtcaggactgactgaaggaagagttagtaagagatttgtaagtgggagggggagggagagggggagatacaaaatgataggagaagacaggagggggagggatggagccaagagctggacaggtgattggcaaatgggatatgagaggatcatgggacaggaggcccagggagaaagacaaggcggcgggggggggggggggggggaacccagaggatgggtaaggggtatagacagagggaccgagggagaaaaaggagagtgagagaaagaatg
The DNA window shown above is from Mobula birostris isolate sMobBir1 chromosome 5, sMobBir1.hap1, whole genome shotgun sequence and carries:
- the LOC140198319 gene encoding zinc-binding protein A33-like, translating into MASKRQFENLTEEAICPICLDFFTDPVTLECGHNFCRSCVTQCWEKAERNSCPECREEFADRTLRVNRALANLSEKARKLNLNPKGKESKLHCEKHDEELKLFCETDKKLLCLVCRDAREHREHRFLPIEEAVEIYKVRVKSALDSLTEKKSELKEMERQQKEKISGVREQSHSVQSHITSQFAELRRIITEKEQRLLRDLRAEEARILNPMEKNLREVQENLNSIQEEISKLQEQMDQQESITFLMEEARRKRRTSDDDYVLSVTHGTLPVEKFDQPFLLNTTLREMSDTIKRVSVTLDVETAHPLLEVSEDRKSVRYTGTRRDLPDTGKRFTHWACVLGSEGFTSGRHYWEVEVTGSRRWYLGVAAESVERKRLFTLSPETGFWTIRRFDDEMKVLTSPESRLPAGPIPGRVGVYLRYQSGTVSFYNAETKSHLHTFTGNKFTEKLYPFFWTGNKNECLRICSGSAPGL